In Microcaecilia unicolor chromosome 1, aMicUni1.1, whole genome shotgun sequence, the following are encoded in one genomic region:
- the LOC115481899 gene encoding olfactory receptor 1020-like isoform X1 has protein sequence MEGRNQTSMTEFIFLGLTRDPKLQIPLFVLFLLIYIITLLGNIGIILVTRLDARLQTPMYFFLFHLSFVDICYSSVITPKTLQTLLTEQKIISFLGCALQMYFFACFATTEAFLLAVMAYDRYVAICNPLLYPVIMSRRLCIQMLSAAYLGGFCNSVVQTVCIFHLSFCRSNVINHYFCDAPPLLLLTCSDPFICELALFIFVGFNCTSTFLAILISYTYILSNILRIRSAEGRYKAFNTCASHFTAVLIFYGTVFFMYLRPTSSYSMEQDRVVSVFYAVLIPMLNPLIYSLRNKEVKDSQR, from the exons ATGGAAGGCAGGAACCAGACATCAATGACTGAGTTCATTTTCCTTGGACTCACTCGTGATCCAAAGCTCCAGATTCCACTCTTTGTGCTCTTCCTTCTGATCTATATTATTACCCTTCTGGGCAATATCGGTATCATTCTTGTAACTAGGTTGGATGCACGCCTGCAAACCCCAATGTACTTTTTCCTCTTTCACTTGTCATTTGTAGATATCTGTTATTCTTCAGTCATCACTCCCAAAACCCTGCAAACCCTCCTAACAGAGCAAAAAATCATCTCATTCCTTGGTTGTGCTCTACAAATGTATTTTTTTGCATGTTTTGCTACTACTGAGGCTTTTCTGCTGGCAGTGATGGCATATGACCGTTATGTGGCAATCTGTAACCCATTGCTTTATCCAGTCATTATGAGCAGGAGACTGTGCATTCAGATGCTGAGTGCAGCTTATTTGGGTGGCTTTTGTAATTCTGTAGTACAAACAGTTTGTATTTTCCACTTATCCTTCTGCAGGTCCAATGTAATTAATCACTATTTCTGTGATGCTCCTCCACTCTTGCTACTTACATGCTCAGACCCTTTTATCTGTGAACttgcactttttatttttgttgggtTCAACTGCACATCAACCTTTCTGGCCATTTTAATCTCTTACACCTATATTCTCTCCAACATACTGAGGATTCGCTCTGCTGAAGGAAGATACAAAGCATTCAACACTTGTGCCTCCCACTTCACTGCTGTGCTGATTTTCTATGGGACTGTTTTTTTCATGTATTTACGGCCTACTTCGAGTTACTCTATGGAGCAGGACAGAGTAGTTTCAGTATTTTATGCAGTGTTAATCCCTATGTTAAACCCTCTGATTTATAGCTTGAGGAACAAAGAGGTAAAA GACTCACAAAGGTGA
- the LOC115481899 gene encoding olfactory receptor 1020-like isoform X2 produces the protein MTEFIFLGLTRDPKLQIPLFVLFLLIYIITLLGNIGIILVTRLDARLQTPMYFFLFHLSFVDICYSSVITPKTLQTLLTEQKIISFLGCALQMYFFACFATTEAFLLAVMAYDRYVAICNPLLYPVIMSRRLCIQMLSAAYLGGFCNSVVQTVCIFHLSFCRSNVINHYFCDAPPLLLLTCSDPFICELALFIFVGFNCTSTFLAILISYTYILSNILRIRSAEGRYKAFNTCASHFTAVLIFYGTVFFMYLRPTSSYSMEQDRVVSVFYAVLIPMLNPLIYSLRNKEVKAASMKLWKQFFIAVR, from the coding sequence ATGACTGAGTTCATTTTCCTTGGACTCACTCGTGATCCAAAGCTCCAGATTCCACTCTTTGTGCTCTTCCTTCTGATCTATATTATTACCCTTCTGGGCAATATCGGTATCATTCTTGTAACTAGGTTGGATGCACGCCTGCAAACCCCAATGTACTTTTTCCTCTTTCACTTGTCATTTGTAGATATCTGTTATTCTTCAGTCATCACTCCCAAAACCCTGCAAACCCTCCTAACAGAGCAAAAAATCATCTCATTCCTTGGTTGTGCTCTACAAATGTATTTTTTTGCATGTTTTGCTACTACTGAGGCTTTTCTGCTGGCAGTGATGGCATATGACCGTTATGTGGCAATCTGTAACCCATTGCTTTATCCAGTCATTATGAGCAGGAGACTGTGCATTCAGATGCTGAGTGCAGCTTATTTGGGTGGCTTTTGTAATTCTGTAGTACAAACAGTTTGTATTTTCCACTTATCCTTCTGCAGGTCCAATGTAATTAATCACTATTTCTGTGATGCTCCTCCACTCTTGCTACTTACATGCTCAGACCCTTTTATCTGTGAACttgcactttttatttttgttgggtTCAACTGCACATCAACCTTTCTGGCCATTTTAATCTCTTACACCTATATTCTCTCCAACATACTGAGGATTCGCTCTGCTGAAGGAAGATACAAAGCATTCAACACTTGTGCCTCCCACTTCACTGCTGTGCTGATTTTCTATGGGACTGTTTTTTTCATGTATTTACGGCCTACTTCGAGTTACTCTATGGAGCAGGACAGAGTAGTTTCAGTATTTTATGCAGTGTTAATCCCTATGTTAAACCCTCTGATTTATAGCTTGAGGAACAAAGAGGTAAAAGCAGCCTCGATGAAATTATGGAAACAATTCTTTATAGCAGTCAGGTAA